DNA sequence from the Pedobacter sp. W3I1 genome:
GATCCGTATTGCAGTTTACCTCCATAAGCTGGTGTAGCCCTGTAAATTATGGTTTGGTTCTCTATGGTAGTTTCATTAGCTGCCAATTTACCTTTGGCAATGGCCAATAAAACACCTTTATCCTGGGGCTCTGAATAAGCCCAATAAATCATCCTGTTTTTAGCAAAGTTCGGATCTAAGGTTACATCCAATAAACCGCCCTGGCCTGAAGGATCTACCTTTGGTAAACCGGTTATCTTTTTGCTTAATTTCCCATCAGGCGTAAGGATCACCATTGTACCCTGTTTTTGTGTAATTAAAAAACCACCATTTGGAAGAACTGAAATGGCCCATGGATTTTCTAACTTTTCGTTAATAATCGTAATATCCAGCGGGGTTTTGGTTTTTACACCTGCGATTCGGGTTTGCCCTGCAAATGCCGGTTTATAATCAGCTGAGGGTTCGTTAGTTTCAACAGGGTTCTGCGCCGATACACATGCAATATTTGCACAGTTTAGCGTTAAACCTGTCAATAAAATACCTAAAGTTTTATTGTTAAATAAGTTAATAGACATGATTGTTAGTTTTTTATTAAAGAAACAAAATTATGTTTGCAATAAAAAACCCAAATCCATCAAATGAACCTGGGGTTTTAAATATGTTACAAGCCTTTAGGCTTTGGTCTTCTGCTTTAAGCTTAAACTAAGCCAATTGCTTGTTTAATTTTTCTGCTAATACTGATTTTGGAACAGCACCAACTTGTTTGTCAACAACCTGACCATCTTTAAAGTATAATAAAGCCGGGATGTTACGGATACCAAATTGCATTGAAATTTGAGGGTTGTTATCAACGTTCACTTTTCCAACTACCGCTTTACCATCGTATTCTTTTGCGATTTCTTCTACTACCGGACCAACCATGCGACAAGGGCCACACCATTCTGCCCAAAAATCTACTAATACGGGTTTATCTGATTTTAATACAAGCTCCTCGAAGTTTGCATCTGTGATTTCTAATGCCATAATTATTTTTTTTATGTTCAAATATATGTATTCAATTGTAATGCCAACCCATCTGTAATGTCAATTTGACATTATTTTGAGGTAGAGGGCTTAAAGGTGAAGGGTATAAGGCTTAGGCGGCTTTAACCTTCCACCTTAAACCTTCCGCCTCATACCTTAGTTTAGCTTGTAATTTACAACATTCAATCCAAGCAATTGTTCCAAAAACTTATTGCTTGGATTTATTTTAAGATTTTTCGATGGCATATCCAACATAATCTCCTTTTCTCTATCAAAAATAGCAAAGTTAAGTTGGCAGTTTTGCTGCTCAGAGTTTGCCTTATTGTCTGCTAGTATGGCTTCAATCTCGCGCATCAGCTGATCGTTAACCCGCTCAATCGGCACCTGGATAGTTAAACTTTTCGCTAGTTTATCCCTTAGTTCAGACATTAAGTTAATGGCGGTGATTTTAAATTCCCAATCTCCGGCTTTACCGAAACGCTCACCAACCCTGCCTCTAATCTGTAAGAAATATCCTTCTGTTAAAAACGATTTAAACTTTAAAAAATCTTCCCCGAACAAGGCCATTTCACTTGCATCTTCATAATCTTCGAAAACAAAAGTACCAAAGGGCTTACCTGTTTTGGTAATCCTTTGCGATGCTGTGACTACGAGTCCGCCTACACAAAGCTCACGGTTTTTTAGTTTTTCGAATTCGGCCAATATTTCTTCGTTGTTATCGCCCATACGCACCTTATTAATGATACTCAGCTGTTTAACACCATGTGTACAGAATTTATCGAGTTCGAGTTTATAATTGTCTAAAGGGTGGCCGGAAAGGAAAATCCCGATAGCATCTTTCTCGTATTTTAACCTGTCCATTAATGCCCATTCTGGTGAAACTGGCAAACTTGGTTCTAAAATAAGGTCAGCTTTAGAGCCCCCGAACAAGGAAGCCTGTGA
Encoded proteins:
- the trxA gene encoding thioredoxin, with translation MALEITDANFEELVLKSDKPVLVDFWAEWCGPCRMVGPVVEEIAKEYDGKAVVGKVNVDNNPQISMQFGIRNIPALLYFKDGQVVDKQVGAVPKSVLAEKLNKQLA